Below is a genomic region from Rhinolophus sinicus isolate RSC01 linkage group LG11, ASM3656204v1, whole genome shotgun sequence.
GTCTCCGAATTGGTCTCTTGCTTCTCTGCCCTTGTCCCTTGCAGTATAATCTCACTACACAGCCTGAGTTCAGGACCCTCTGGTGGCTCCCTCTTCACCCTAGAATAAACCTGGCCTCTGCCTGCTTCTGGCCACCTCCTTGTCACCCACAGCTCTGCAGCTCTGCTGGCCCCTTCGCTGTCCTGCAAACACTCCAATTCAGGGCCTTCACGTGCAGTcccttctgtctggaatgctgTTCCCACAGAGATGTGTCTGGCTTGCTCCTTTCCTTCAAGTCTGCTCAGAAAGGCCTCTGATGACCACTTCATATAAAACAACACCCCCCTCAACTCGATatgctgctttattttcttcacagcagtTATCAGTGTCAAATAGTATATTGCATATGTATTTGCCTACTTACTGTCTCGACCACTAACATTTATGATAATggtagccaacatttattgagggcttaccATGCGCCAGGACTCGACATGAATCAACCCAGTTAATCTTCATTACAGTCCAAATGTGTGGGGAGCATTTATTAGCGccattgtacaggtgaggaaacggaggcacaaagaggttaagcaacttCCGGGGGGTCACACAGCCCACAGGCAGCAGACCTGAGATTGGAAGCCAGGTTTACGCACCAGGACAATGaccttgttttgttcactgctgatGCCCAGGTTCTGGACCACCGAAAGTGCTCAAGAAGTacggtatttgttgaatgaatgaggccGGAGCCTCTCGCGACACTCAACAGCCAGGCATTGGCAGGCTCTGTCCACGCCCCTATTCCTATAGCCCCGCCCTTCCTATAGCCCCACCCTCCAttgcccaggccccgccccccagGTCTCTACCCTCCTGCCCAAGCGCGCACACACCTGGGTACGTTGATCTCCCGGTGAGCCCTGGGCGCACGGGACGCCTTGCTGAAGGCCACTTTGGCGCCGACGCCGACGGCCAGGGCGAAGCTGATGACTCCGCACACTACATAGGCGGTGCTGCCCCCAGGGCCCTCGCCCCCACGCACTCCAGCGCCCCCTGCCCGGCCCCCTTCCAGCCACCCGGCCTGGCCGGGCCCGGGTCCCCCGCCCGCACCCCCTGCACCCCCGGCGCCCCCGGCCAGCGGTGGCGGCGTGGTGGCCCAGCGCGGCGTGTCGTAGTTGGAGCAGGAGGCCTGCGCCAGGCGCATGTGGCGGTGCTCGCAGCAGAAGCGATAGTGACAAGTGCCGCAGCAGAAGCGGTAGGAGCCGGTGCTGCAGTTGAAGGTGGCGTCGTACTGGCCCATGACGTCGTAGTAGCCGTGGCAGAGCTCCGCGGGAGGAGGCGCCCGCGCCGCTGCGCCGGGCCCGCTCGCCTGACTGGTCCTCGTGCCGTTGGCGCCGGTGCCCGCCGCGCCCGCTCCACCCGTCAGCGCCCCAGTCAGGCGCCGCAGGTGCGCCAGCAGGGCGGGCAGCGGGCCCGGGGGCTCGGCGCTCGTGGCGTTGGACGGGCGCGCCCCGGCCTGGCCGGCGGTGGAGGCCAGCAGCAGGACGGTCCCGAGGAGCAGGAGGGCCGGCATGAGGCACGCAGGAGGTCGGACGGGGCCGCCAGGCTGAGCTGAGAATCAAAGCTGGAGGGGAGGGCGGGAGAGAGATGGCCAGAGGTGGGGAAATGTGCAGACGGTGCCGGAGAGGATGAGGAGGGCGGGCGGAGGGAAGGTAGACGAATGGAGACAGAAAGGATGGATGGAGGGGAGAGGCATGGGCCCAACGTTGGCCGTCCCACCGGGCAgtggaaggtgtgtgtgtgtgtgtgtgtggcaatgGAAATATGCCCAGACCAGGCCAGAGGAGAATAGAGTGATAATGGGAGGACAGAAAGGATCAACAGGAGTGATGGGTGGGGAGAAAGTTTGGGAAGGAGAAGTCAGACAAGTGGACAAAACCAGAGGACATTTATGATAGAAGGAGAAGGAACCATGGAGGTGGATAATGGAGAGTGAAAGGTGAGATGTGTGAAAGAGAGGACGGGGAGATTGAGAAGGGCAGAGGGGGCAGGGCCATGTGGAGAGGAGGTTGGAAGGGTCAGTGGGGACAGGGGGGGAGAATGAAGGCAGACGGGGAGAAAGAggtgtgggtggggagagagagagagagagagagagagagagagagagagagagagagagattggagtTGAGAATTTGAGATGATAGACCAGGCAGGCGGAATCAGGGAGTGCACGGTTCTCAACCTCAGCAGCACCGACTTTTGGGGActgatgtttagcagcatccacTACTAAGCTGCTGGGGTGATAGGAGCATTCACCCCCCCATGTCGTGACAGCATAGGatgcctccagacattgccaaatgtcccctggagggcaCACTTGTCCCTTTGAGAGCTGCTGGCTGAGACCCATATGGTCCTCAGTCCTCCCAAAtgcttatttctctctcttatcTAGGTCTAATGATCAAGGAATTTCAagcctcagtctctctctctgtctttctctcactCACACACTTCAAAGGAGGACACCAAGGTTCCAAGAGATCCCCTCATTTGCCTGAGCCTCACAGTGCTCAAGCAGTGGAGCTGGGCTTTGAACTTGGGCCTCAGGTCTCACAGAACATGGATGACATTATCCCACACAGAGAAATGGTTGACATGCAAGCAGTGTCAACCCTTCCAACAGTGACACATATGTGCAGCGAtgtatgtatgtgcgtgtgtgagtCCTTCATTCATTGAGGGCTGCTGCGTATGGTTGGGCAGATTGTGCACTGCACAAAGGGGTCTGGCTGGAATCCAGCCCGGCTCTCCTCCCTAAGGGGCTGTATCTGTCTGTGGGAAGGGGCATCCTTTTTAGACTCATACAAGGGTGCCATCTGCCTGCCAAACCATAGACATTGGGGAGCTGCACTGGGCCAGGGGGCACCTTAGCCTCAGCTGCACAAAAGCTGTTGTATGGGCTGGCATTGTGCCTGCTCAATGTTCACTGTGTCCCAAGCCTCCACTGGGCTCCATGGACACAAGTTCTCTCTCTACTTACAGAGTTCCTTTGTCTCCTCCAactgcacacatgtgcacacacccaGGGAAACACAACTCCAGGCCATTGACAACTCTGGGGGACAGGGAGCAGTGGCACAAGTTTCCTTAAACCCAGTGCTGCACCCAGCCACAGCGTACGCACGCATATGACTCCTCTGGTGATGAAGGGACCCACAGCTTCCTGCCCCTGCTTCACACCTCCCAATGTAGGGCAGCACCTACAAGTGGGGCGTGGACACACATCTAGGGACACAGCGGCCCACGGCCAGGGCAAAGCTGATGACCCCACACACTACACAGGCAGTGTCCCTGGGTCTTCACTCCCATGCACCCTGGTGCCCCCTGCCTGGCTCCCTTCCAGCCACCCGGCCTGGCCAGGCTGGACCTGGAcacccccacccgcacccccagCACCCCTGCTGATCTAGACACAAGGATACAGGGGAACAAGTTCTTCCCTTAGCCCACACTATGTATAGATACACAATAGAACTTATATACACACAATGACACAGAACACAGGACACCCAGTGTCCCAGATACAACATTCAAGGACACCCAGTATCATCTTGGTGGTATACCTGGGGCCTTCTcccaacacacatgcacagctCCACATGGACACACAGCCGTGCATGTCTGTTTCAGCCCACAGCACACAAGATCCAGACACAATCTCAGATATTGTGACACACTGGGACCACACACAGCTTAAGAATGAGGCCAGGGCCCTGCCTAAGCCAGCTACATACGGATGGCCACACATAACAGCCCCCGGTCATGCAATCTTGTGGGTGTATACACACGTGTGCAAACACACCCTCACCCAGCAGTGGAGATTCTGGAAACAggcatgcaacacacacacatacacacacacaaacacacacatgcagccCTACCACTGCTACCACCCCCACTTATACACACTGAGGCACTTTCATCCTCCACAGCTGGAGAGGAAGCACCTCCCACCCAACACCAATCTCACTGTCCATGCCTTGTATGCCCAGCAGCTCAGGGCCACAGATCTGGCTGTCACCCTACCGCCCCCAGCACAGGGTCTGAGAGGCAcagatgtggggacagagatCAGCTGAGCCCGCTGGAAGAGGGGTCCCAGAGCAGGCCCTATTCAGTCCCTGGGCTCCTGGAGAACcccccctctcccacctgccacCCTGTACAGCACTTTGTCCCAACCTCTGCTCCCACCTCTCTCCTGACCCTACCAGCTGGAGGTGGGGACTAGGGCTGAGTAGGAGGAGTGGGGCCACGTGAGTTGATTCCTGAGAAGACTGGAGGCAGTAGAGATTATGCGACATGGAGCAggacttggggtgggggacagggagagggagcaTAGGAGGGGAGCAAAGTTCCAGAGAGGGGGACAGAGAACCACAAAGGGggacagagaacccagaaaaagAATCAGAAGCTATGACCCAGGGAAGCTAGGGGCTGGAAGCAGGAGGCAGTGGAGGGGGGCTGAGGGTTGTGGTGGGTGGCGAGGGAGAGGCAGGGGCCAGACGCATGGGGTTGGAGTGCAAAAGGAGGGTCTCCCAGGAATATCGGGGGTTGAGGGTCGGATTGGCGCAGGGATGTAGAACACAGGCAAGAGGAGGCGGAGATCTGGGTTCAAGAGGAGGCGGACCAGCAGGTGGGGGAAAGCGGAGGAAGACATGGAGGGGTCCGGATGGGGTGCAGCAGAGTAGGGGTTCCGACATTGCCCTCCATCTCCGCCCGTGGGCTCTTCCTCCCACGTTCTCCCCGGCCTCCTGCCCAGACCTGATCCTTGCGCCCCCCGCCCCGGGTCCCGAGGCCTTCTGGTTGCTTGTGTCTCTCGGTCCATCTCTTCTCCTGGGACCGCTTCCCCTTGCCCCTCCCTCGGCAGGCGTTGGGTCTCTAATGGGATCTGTCCTGGGTCTTGGTCTCTCTTAGCCGGTCTCTACTAGTCTCATCGCTTCTCTGAGTCTATGTCCCATGTCTCCGTCTCTCGCTGTccccttctctgagtctcaattttctgTGTGCcaacatttccttccttcccgctgcgcccgcccccccccccccgccgcgtctctgtctctctgaatcTTGACTCTGTGTCTCCCCGTCTCCACAGTCCCATCTCTCTACCTCTCTGACTCCAtgtctctgtctgtgtctctttcCCGGGTTTGCAGTCTACAGATCTCTCTGTCCGTCTATCTCTGGGTCTCCCACCCTCACTCTGGACTTTCAATCTCCCTTCCGGTCCCCCACTCTCTCTCAGCTCCGGGTTagaggggcggggtgggggggcgctgCGGCTGGAGCTGTGTGTTCCCAGCGCAAAATAGACTCCAGTTGCCATGGCGACGTAAGCGCGGCCTCCAAGACGCGATGCTTCAGGCTAAGGGATGAGGAGGGGGGACACCTGGATCCGGAAGGCGGGGGCCCGGGGCGCCAACGCCCGGTCCCAGGGGCCCCTGGAGAAGGGGGGAGGCTGAGACTCCTAGGTCCCTGGGGAGAGAGGGTGCTGGGGGCTCTGAAGCCGGGTCTGGGGACCCAGCCTTCTGGGAGGGGTCTGGGATCCAGGGTTGAGGGGCCTCTGATTCCCCAGTGGGGGCGGGCTGACTGAGAGCGCTGACACTTGGGTTCCTGGGAGACTCAGAGCTTGCCTTCTTAGGTTcccaaggtgggggtggggtggggaacaaGGACTGCGAATCTCAAGGGACTGAGGGGCCTTGACTGGGGCCGGGGTCTGTAGAGTCTCCACTCCCAGATTTCCAAGGGGGCTGCAGAATCCTGGGAGCCCCCATGTGGATTTCCTGACTCCTGCGTCTTAGGGGCGCAGGGACCACTCAGATGAAGCTGTCTTTCTTCCTATccgttcatccattcatccacatGCCAGTCTCTTCCTCCCGTCCCCATGTaccccgtgcctcagtttccccctccgCTCGGGATGCGGTCGCGCTCACCTCACTTTCCGGATGCGGGACCCTTGGGGAATCTGGGGTGGCGGCAGAGCGGGGGGACGGCCGGGGGAGACAGAGCTAGCGCGTGTCTGCAGCCGGCCGGGCTCGGCGTGCGCGCGCTGGTGGGGGGCGGCCGGCAGCGTGCTGGTCGACCTGGCCGGCAGTTCTTTTCCACGCAGATGTGACAGGGCCAACCCTTGCATTTGCCTCGCGCCAGCTTGGCGCTGAGAAGAGGCACCTCCCCCTCTCTACCTGCTGAGGACCCCGCTTCCCGCCCGCAGCCCCCAGTCGCCCCCGGGATACACCCCCCAAACCCAAGAATGGTTCGGTCCACAGCCACATCAATGTTTATTCTGCGAGTCGTGGTCCCACAGACTGAcactccctccccctccctttcctaCTTCTTGATGTGGCCCGGGACCGAGCCCCGCCCCCAGCATAGCTTAACCAATGGTCACCCAGCTTCCAGgagtttcatttgcatttccggGAGCTGTTGCCCAATGGCAAAGCAGCACCTGCCTCCCCTCCCGAGAGGCTGTACTCCCGATGGACTGCACCACTCTTGGGATTGTAGGATGGGGGAGAAAGGGCTTCTACCGAAGTCCAGGTGACAGGAGGGAGGTATTCCCTCcaggcagggtgggtgggagtTCAGGAGAATAGCGGGTTCTGGCCTTGGAAGAGGCTAAGCAGCCCACTGTCCGGGGCGGGCTCCTTGATGATCTTCTGGATCTGCAGGGGCAAGACTGAGGTCAGGAAGCGTCCAGGGTCTCCATTTCCATGGCAGATCCCAGGGACACTTCTCCCATTTTTTATCTCTCATGCCCTCTTGGCAGCAAATGGCCAAAACAACCATGTCCTGTTTTCAGAACTTTTCCTGGGACTGCCCTTTCACCATACCCACTTGGATTAGCTCCTGATCACCTGCCATCTTGGTCTGCTTTGTTGGCTTGGGCCACTAAGGGTGATGGGCATTGTCTTGGGGCTTCTTGTCTACACCTACTCCTTCTTAAGTCAtctcacctctcccttcccccagctctgATATCCAGCCCATGCCTTGCCCCTCAACTCCAGACTCATTTATCCAACTGTCTCTTAGAGGTTGGTCGCCACTTGACTTTTCAAATTTGCTGTTCCTGTTCAAATCAGTAGACAACATGAGCACAGCTTCTCAAGCCGACAACCTGGAGCCCTTCTTTGTGCTGCCCTCTCCTGAAGCCCCACATTGTACCCATCAGCAAGCCCTGTCATTACTTccagaaaatagtaaaaataagcCAAGCCTGCATACCAACACTGTCACCATTCTGGTCTCCCTTATTCCTGACACCTACCCACATCCACTGGCCACTCAGAACCAAAGCTGTGCAAGGCCCCAAGGCTGCCCCTTGCTAAAATCTCAAATCTTTGGGAAGACACAGCTTGGCTCCTCCACACTTACCCAGCACTCATGCCTTGTTACAGCTCCTGAAAAAAGGCAAGTTCAgtcccacctccaggcctttgcccCAGGTAGTCCCCGGGCCAGGAAAACTTTCCGCATGACTGGCTGCTCCTCCCTTTCAGGTCTCTGCTTTAAGGCCACCCCAAGACAGGCCTCACTGCTGCTTATCTTATTTCTCATACACTCAGCATATTCCTTTCTCAGCTCTAGGCCACAATGTTTAATGGATTACAGATTGGCTTTTGCTGTTGCTGCCGCACTTgtcacagtggctggcacatagcaagtgctcagtaaaggCTCAACAGGACTGAACTAAGAGGAGGGGAAAGGGCAGAGCTTGGAGGTCCAGGAATGTTATCCTGCAGGCCTAGGGTGTGAAGCAGTGGGGGTCTACCTGCTCAGACCTAGGAAGGCCACTGGGCAGTGGGTGTGAAGGCTGAGAGCCAGAGATGAGACAAGAGGAGGGGAGGGTTGGAGGGTTCCAGGGGCCTCCATCTACAGGGCCTCTGCTGGATTGTACTTGCCAGTGTCTGCCTGGCTCCCTCTAGTCCTCACTTCACTCCAAAACCACCTTCTCCCACCACCCTGTGCAAGTCCctccctgctttctctctctaGTCCTCACTGTCCACCATCAGCTTTTCCTCTCATTGATTTATGGTGTTGACAGGGTGTCTCCCCCCAGAGAACTCAGCCCCCACTGGAGGCGGCAGCCTGCCGTGTTCCCAGATGTATGTATGCCCGGATGTATTGAGCAAAGACGTGGTGGGTGTTGAGAAGAGATTTGCTGGATGCATGGGAGGTGGGGGGTCGGGGGCCAGTACCTCCTTGAACTGGGGGTGGGCAGCATCTCCCACAAGCTGCAGAATGAGCCCTTCGCTGGTGGAGAGGAAGGCACCGCTCTGCCGCATGCGGGCCAGCGCCACCAGCCGGTCCACCTGGCTGCAGGGGGTGGGAGGCTGTCAGCGCACAGCCTGGACATCCAGACTGCTGGCAAAATCAGCAAGGATCCCACCCCCTGGTTCTTTATGGGCTTCCCATTCACACCCGACATGCACCCACCCATTGAGAGACCCTCTCACCTGCGGGAGGTACAGGCATCCACCACTACATGGACCTGCAGCCCCCGGTCCAGTAGGTCCAAAGTTGTGTTCTGGGGGCAGAGAGAGGTCAGGGCCGACCCCAGACAATAACAGGGGTCCTGGGTGAGGGACTGGGGAGCAGGGATGGCGATGAGGGAGGCTTGGACAAGGACAGGATGGGCACCCCAGGTAGAGTGGGGTCATGAGTGAGGATCAAGTCCCAGGTGAGGAGGGGGACATAGGTCAGGAAGGGGGTTCTACTGGGAGGATAGAGGGTTTTGGGTCAGGAAAGGATATCCTTTTTAGAATGGGGAATCCCAGGTGAGAGTGGGGGTTCCCCAGGGGTCAGTCGGGGTCTCACCAGGATGCAGGCCTGTGTCTCGATGCCACAGAGGAGCACAGAGCGCAGCTGGGGCTGTGCATCCAGCTCCTGCCGCACCACCGGCACCATGCTGAAGCAGGTCTTGGGCAGTGGCCGCAGGCCCTCGGCCCCTAGCTCAGGTACTGTGGGGCCCAGGCCTTGTGGGTACTGCTCCGTCAACACAACTGGCACCTCCAGCAGCCGGGCCACCTGTGCTGGGGCAGGGAAACAAAAGCTCAAGCCAGAAGGAAGGCTGGGGGCTGAGACTCCTGGACtcctgagggaggaggggactgGACTCCTGGTCTGAGGGAAGAGGGACTGTACCTTGAGCATTCGGGCAGCCACAGAGACAATCTGGGGGAAGTATGCGATATGACGGAACTTCTCCTGCATGTCACACAGGAACAGGATGGACGATCCAGGGAGCACTCGGCCCAGGCCGGGCCTCATAGCCGCCATGTCCTGAGGGTGAGCAGAGGGGCCCAGTGGGGTCAGGCAGGATGTGTGTGGCTTCTCTGCACATTCAGGGTTCTGGCACTTAGACCCTTGAGGGCTCATAGAAGTCCCTTCTTCCCACCTGCAGGCTTTGCATCTGCTGTTCCTGGGCCTGGAACAGTTTTCTTAATGTGTCCTATTTAGCCAGGAGGTCACTTTCCCAGGAAGCCTCCTCTGACCCTCCTCCCATCCCAAGGTGTCAACCTCCTTCCCCCTGGAGATCTGGGAAGCCTTCTCCTTCCTGGAGATGGCACAGTGTATGAGAACTTCTTTCATCGCCATTTCCAACTGTCCCACTGCATCTCTGGTTTCAACTGTGACCCTCGCCCTGCCCCCAGGGGGGAACTGAGGCCCAAGCAGTGCCATGGCATGCCCAGTAACACGGAACGGGATGCAATTCCTGAGGAAAAAAGCCACATTCTCCTGAGCTGTGTCTCCTCCCTCTTCACGGCCCGGGATGGAGCAGCAGTGCTCTGGGGGCCTTCAAGATGGCTCTCCTACTTGGCTTCTGAAACTCAGTTCATCCATGTGTAAAATACCAGCTGAACCCCCTTTCAGGTCTGAGAAAGGCTGGTGTactgtacagtggaatattactcaaccacaaaaaggaatgaggcGCTGACACACACTGTATCATGGATGAACCCTAACACACTGCTCAGTGAGAGGCCAGTAACTAAAGGCCACATGTTGTAGGAGTCCATGTGTATGAAATGTCCTCAGTGGTCAAATCcttagagacaggaagcagactGGTGGTGGTCGGGGGccgggggcagggggcagggccgAGGCGGTGGGATTGAGGAATACCGcctaatgggtatggagtttacGCTTGGGGAGATGAAAccgttctggaactagataggaTGATAGTTGTACAACATCATGAAGGTACTTAAATGCCACttaattatacactttaaaatggtcaattttatgttatgtgtattttaccacaattttaaaaagagaaagggtgGGGCTGGTGGAGGCACTGAGATCCAGTGGGGCCTAAGGTCCAGCCTGCCTGTCCCCCTGTGAGAGTGTCGGGAGGGCTCCTGGAGCCGCAGCACATCCCAGCCGTGTCCCCAGGAGGCTTGTGTCTCTGGGTCCCAGAGCTGCTGCACAAATGGGGGTTCCAGCTGAGATTTTGTTTGTAGCTTTCTCAGCCTCTGCGGGCTCACCATTTATCCTTTAATTTACTTGGAAATCGAGAACCACCAGACCCAGTGGAGGGCAGGACAGCTACCATGGCTGACGGGGAAGCTGTCAAGCGGGGTGTTCATACATGCAGGTGCTTATAATTGTTCTTTCAACCGAACACATCTaccaatgaaaatgttctgtgtgaCATAGCTGCAATTTAAAAACCAGTGGATGGTTGAAATGGTGGattttatgctatgtgaattttatctcaataaaaaataacgGAATGGAAACGCcctccaaaacaaaacactacaccGAATGAATTAATCGCATAATTTACAACTGTGATCTGAGCTGGGGTTTCTAGGGAGCCTGTCTTGGGCTCGGTAAAGTTCTCCCAGATGAACTGAAGAGagcagtttttgcaattctttttaaccttttaaaccacaattacttttgcaccaatctaatatttgaaaacacaaagCTGACCCTGTTACTCCCCTGTCTCAGCGCTCCCCCCCCCATGCTTCTCCCTGTCCTCAGGACTAAGACATGACCCCTCCTGCAAGGTACTGGGGACCATGTCCCACCTCAAGGCCTTGGTCCATGTAGTCCCTCCACCTGGAGGGCTCTCTCTGCCACTCATGGTACTGACTCTTCTGGAGGTGGGAGGGCCAGGGCCAGATGAGGCCGAAATGTCCAAAAGCCTATGGCAGGTGTCTGTAGCAACCAGGAGCTCCTCCTCAAGCTGGTAGGAGACCTATGGAGAGCCCCTAAAATTTTGGtgacatttgtcaaaattataGGTACACAAAACTTCTGACCCAGGAAACTTGCTGCTATTTATCCTTGTGACATGCTTGTGAAAGGACACAAAGTTATTCACTATGGGACTCCCTCAGAGCAAAGGAGTAAAACTCCATCTACACGTCCAAGGTTAGGGTACTTCTTAAGTAAATTATGACATATACACACTATGGAATTCTTCGCAGTCAGGAAAAATTACAAGGAAGCTCTTTAAGAAACAATATGGAACGGTGTCCAAAAGatgttaaagtgaaaaaaacaagaacagtgTGCATAGCCATGCTCCCATTTGTGCCCCCTCAAAAGGGAGGAAATGAAAGTGTGTGATGGCTGCTATCTGTATCAGCTCTTTGGTAGGCAGTAAGGAGCAGGGACTTCAGGTGGGGGAAGAGGTCACTGAGGGACAGAGTGTGAAGGAAATCTGATTTTCACCGTGTACCATTCTGTTCGTTTTGCATTTTGGACAGTGTGTAACAGGTTGTGTAGTCTGGAATACATGCAGCACAGTAACAGATTTACATAAGGTAAGAATCCAGCCAAACCCATCTGCGATATTAAAGGTATTATAGTGGTTATCCTTGGGGGGCAGTGACAGAGGGTACAGTGGGCTTCTGGGGTATGGGGGATGTTCGATTTCTGGATTTAGATGCTGTCTACACCAGAGTGCTCGCATTGTGAAGTAATTTGAGATATGTATCTGTGATTTCTACATTTTCCTGCATATGTGGTATACTTCCATTAAAAGatttcaaactataaaataaaattggggagGGGCAGCcatttggctcagttggttagagcgcagtgctcataacaccaaggtcaccagttcaattcccacatgggccagtgagctgcgccctccacaactagattgaaaacaacgacttgacttggagctgatgggtcccggaaaaacacactgttccccaataaaaacttttttaaaagttataaataaataaataaaacagggaGGCCTTGCTGGTCGCTGTGGGGCTGGACTGGAGGCAGAGACCAGGGAGAAAGATGGAACTGGGGTTCAGGGGGGCAAGGGTGCGGCCTAGAGTCCAATTCAGGCAGAAGGCAGGACAGAGATTCAGGGGGTGAGTGGGACTGGctatgggggaaggggaagaaggaagacccCCAGATTTCTGGTCTGTGGATGGCAGATCCCAGGAACTAATTGGGGACCTGGACAGGGCAATTGGTTTTTGGCAGAAGATGAAAAACTGGAGATGGGCAGAGTGTGGGTGTGAATGTGATAAGGTCTGGAGACAGATTTGGGGTGTTGTGGGGAGTGATGAGAGGGTCAAAAACAGAGCTCTGGGTGGGGGGAGCCCAAGGCTGGAGGAAGAGGGTCGTGGCCTCACGTGGCCTCGGGTAACCCAGCCCTGCAGCCCagacttcctggctgtgtgatc
It encodes:
- the ISOC2 gene encoding isochorismatase domain-containing protein 2 isoform X1: MDQGLEDMAAMRPGLGRVLPGSSILFLCDMQEKFRHIAYFPQIVSVAARMLKVARLLEVPVVLTEQYPQGLGPTVPELGAEGLRPLPKTCFSMVPVVRQELDAQPQLRSVLLCGIETQACILNTTLDLLDRGLQVHVVVDACTSRSQVDRLVALARMRQSGAFLSTSEGLILQLVGDAAHPQFKEIQKIIKEPAPDSGLLSLFQGQNPLFS
- the ISOC2 gene encoding isochorismatase domain-containing protein 2 isoform X2; amino-acid sequence: MAAMRPGLGRVLPGSSILFLCDMQEKFRHIAYFPQIVSVAARMLKVARLLEVPVVLTEQYPQGLGPTVPELGAEGLRPLPKTCFSMVPVVRQELDAQPQLRSVLLCGIETQACILNTTLDLLDRGLQVHVVVDACTSRSQVDRLVALARMRQSGAFLSTSEGLILQLVGDAAHPQFKEIQKIIKEPAPDSGLLSLFQGQNPLFS